In a single window of the Terriglobales bacterium genome:
- the coaE gene encoding dephospho-CoA kinase (Dephospho-CoA kinase (CoaE) performs the final step in coenzyme A biosynthesis.), protein MIHAAITGGIACGKSTVLRMFAELPHVATLSADEIVHQLYEPGEPVHAQVVSEFGRGILDSGGRIDRRKLADAAFQGPERRKKLESIVHPAVIDYQVAWMRGLEDSAPETKLALIEVPLLFEAKSEGKFAQTIAVTCAAEKKLARFRARHPELDEAAARKELERRSASQLPDAEKARRASLAIDNSGSEAETRAQVTKIYEELTRSG, encoded by the coding sequence ATGATCCACGCGGCGATCACGGGCGGCATCGCGTGCGGGAAGTCGACGGTGCTCCGCATGTTCGCCGAGCTGCCGCACGTCGCCACCCTGAGCGCCGACGAGATCGTGCACCAGCTCTACGAGCCGGGCGAGCCGGTGCATGCGCAAGTCGTCAGCGAGTTCGGGCGCGGGATCCTCGACTCCGGCGGGCGCATCGACCGCCGCAAACTCGCCGACGCCGCCTTCCAGGGCCCCGAGCGCCGCAAGAAGCTGGAGAGCATCGTGCACCCCGCCGTCATCGATTACCAGGTGGCGTGGATGCGCGGCCTGGAAGACTCCGCGCCCGAGACGAAGCTCGCGCTCATCGAGGTTCCGCTGCTGTTCGAGGCGAAGTCGGAAGGGAAGTTCGCGCAGACCATCGCCGTGACGTGCGCGGCGGAGAAGAAGCTGGCGCGCTTCCGCGCGCGGCATCCGGAGCTGGACGAAGCCGCGGCGCGCAAGGAACTCGAGCGCCGCAGCGCCTCGCAGCTGCCGGACGCGGAGAAGGCGCGGCGCGCGTCGCTGGCGATCGACAACTCCGGCTCGGAGGCCGAGACGCGGGCGCAGGTTACAAAGATTTACGAAGAACTCACGCGCTCCGGTTGA
- a CDS encoding trypsin-like peptidase domain-containing protein translates to MKRMTVIRIAILASVLAGSFYYFTTHRPGAPASDILSRLSRPDHVEITEAAAPQTFSAEEQADINLYKKVLPSVVNITSVAVAFDFFYGAVPQEGQGSGFLIDNAGHILTNYHVIQDARRVEVTLSNRKKYTAAIVGVDPANDLAVIRITARELHPATLGDSKGLQVGQRVYAIGNPFGLGGTFTHGIISSIRPVRGQNSFIDEAIQTDAAINPGNSGGPLLNSRGEVIGINTMILSQVGQSSGVGFAIPINAAKAVLNDLVTVGRVKRPTLGVRTIPIGPELAEELGLPSDHGVLIVQVIPGSSGEKAGLRGGSERAYLRNIPIMLGGDLIVAIDGDEIVDQMDLARAMNRHRAGDTVTVTIYRGKQKMDVKVTLQEAK, encoded by the coding sequence ATGAAGCGCATGACCGTCATACGGATCGCCATCCTCGCCAGCGTCCTCGCCGGCAGCTTCTACTACTTCACCACGCACCGCCCGGGGGCGCCGGCCAGCGACATCCTCAGCCGGCTCAGCCGGCCCGACCACGTCGAGATCACCGAGGCCGCGGCGCCGCAGACTTTCAGCGCCGAAGAGCAGGCCGACATCAACCTCTACAAGAAGGTGTTGCCGTCGGTCGTCAACATCACCTCGGTCGCCGTGGCGTTCGACTTCTTCTACGGCGCGGTGCCGCAGGAAGGCCAGGGCTCCGGCTTCCTCATCGACAATGCCGGGCACATCCTGACCAACTACCACGTGATCCAGGACGCGCGGCGCGTCGAGGTCACGCTCTCGAACCGCAAGAAGTACACCGCCGCGATCGTGGGCGTGGACCCGGCGAACGACCTGGCGGTCATCCGCATCACGGCGCGCGAGCTGCACCCGGCGACACTCGGCGACTCGAAGGGGCTGCAAGTCGGGCAGCGCGTCTACGCCATCGGCAACCCGTTCGGCCTGGGCGGGACGTTCACGCACGGCATCATCAGCTCCATCCGGCCGGTGCGCGGCCAGAACTCGTTCATCGACGAAGCCATCCAGACCGACGCGGCCATCAACCCCGGCAACTCCGGCGGGCCGCTGCTGAACTCGCGCGGCGAGGTCATCGGCATCAACACCATGATCCTGTCGCAGGTCGGGCAGAGCTCGGGGGTGGGCTTCGCCATCCCCATCAACGCGGCGAAGGCGGTGCTCAACGACCTGGTCACGGTCGGGCGCGTGAAGCGGCCGACGCTCGGCGTGCGCACCATCCCCATCGGGCCGGAGCTGGCGGAGGAGCTCGGCCTGCCCTCGGACCACGGCGTGCTCATCGTGCAGGTCATCCCGGGCAGCTCGGGAGAGAAGGCGGGACTGCGCGGCGGAAGCGAGCGGGCGTACCTGCGGAACATCCCCATCATGCTGGGCGGGGACCTCATCGTGGCCATCGACGGCGACGAGATCGTGGACCAGATGGACCTGGCGCGCGCCATGAACCGCCACCGCGCCGGCGACACCGTGACCGTCACCATCTATCGCGGCAAGCAGAAGATGGACGTGAAGGTCACGCTGCAGGAAGCGAAATGA
- a CDS encoding sigma-70 family RNA polymerase sigma factor gives MEPAELRIQLEALHAESFGWALACSDPWLAESVLQRSYLKVLEGRARYDARSSFKTWFFGVVRNTAREERRRALWRKLRLLPPEAAEAIARPGSAEVDLVEAEQREAFRRLLARLPRRQCEALHLVFYQELTLEEAAQAMGIGLGSARTHYERGKKRLREMLEQEQVEYDARRARA, from the coding sequence ATGGAACCGGCGGAGCTCCGAATCCAACTCGAAGCGCTGCACGCCGAGAGTTTCGGGTGGGCGCTCGCCTGTTCCGATCCTTGGCTGGCCGAGAGCGTGCTGCAGCGCAGCTATCTCAAGGTGCTGGAAGGGCGGGCGCGCTACGACGCGCGCTCGAGCTTCAAGACGTGGTTCTTCGGCGTGGTGCGCAACACCGCGCGCGAGGAGCGCCGGCGGGCGCTCTGGCGGAAGCTGCGATTGCTTCCGCCGGAAGCGGCAGAAGCGATAGCGCGGCCGGGTTCGGCGGAAGTGGACCTGGTCGAAGCGGAGCAGCGGGAAGCTTTCCGCCGGCTGCTGGCGCGGCTGCCGCGACGCCAGTGCGAGGCGCTGCACCTGGTCTTCTACCAGGAGCTCACGCTGGAAGAAGCGGCGCAGGCGATGGGCATCGGGCTGGGTTCGGCGCGCACGCACTACGAGCGCGGCAAGAAGAGGCTGCGGGAGATGCTGGAGCAGGAGCAGGTCGAGTATGACGCGAGACGAGCAAGAGCTTAA